The nucleotide sequence ATAATTTCCCATGGAAACTGAGATCTAGAGATGGTAGGCTTCATGAGTCCCAAAGAGGAGACTCCAGGAAACCTCCCATACCCTCCCGATCACCGACATCATGTGATGCACAGCATGACAAGAGCCTAAGACATATTCATGAGAAGTTTCTAAGACAAACAGAAGCTGGGCTTGCTTACTCCAAAAGCGGATATGAAATCATGTAAGACTGTAAAAGTCACATGATATGTTTGCCTTCTTTTTCTAGTTATAAGAGTCTAGGGACCCACCCAGTCCTCTCCTTTGCCTGGCAGGAGTAGGAGAGCAAAAAGGTGGATGCATGAAGAAATGGTAGTTTAATTGCTCTACAGTAAAGTCGTTGGATAGGATCTAGGAACAGAGACTGACAACTCTGCTGTTAAGCTGAGGGCTGGGTGGACAGTGGCAAAGAAGGCAGGAAAGGCTGCCGGAAACCCGTGGTAAAGGCCAGCTGAATTAGCCAGGAGGAAatgtgtggtttccctaattgtACCCGTTCAAACCTTCAATCTTTGAAGCACAACATGTGTAAAGCACACCAGGGAGTCACAGCTCATATTTGGGGTTGTTTTCAAAAAGTCATTCACATGATTgggctcctctctccctctgccctgcACCTTTGGAGTACAGACCACTACATATGAATAAGGAGAGAAAGCTGCCAAGAATCTAAGTGGGTGTTCTGCAGAAGAAGGCCCAAGCAATGCCCTCAGTGGCAGGATTCTTCAACTGAGTTTGTGAGGTCCTCCCACCCCCAGATACCACAGCAGGGCCTCAGGGGATGGTGAATTTCTGACATTGATATAAACTGTGTGTCTGTCTAGAGAAGAGACCCCAGCCTTCATCAGTCTCCTATCGCCAGCTATAGGACCTCCTTCCCCTGCCACTCTGTCATACTCACATGGGACTTGTCTAAGTTCATGATTATTTGCTGGAAGACAGGAgtgaaagagaaggcacaagacaTGGAGCAAACACTATGCAGAACCTTcgtaaacaaaatgaaaaagtctTGGAGGTTGTTCAGCATAGACAAGGCCCTCAAAGTTAGCTTTTGTTGTCATTACTCTGTGCCaagcacttcattttttttttcccctcagcctTAAATCAATCCTCTGAAGTCAAAGAAGTCCCATGCCCTACAGATAAGGACACTTCAACAACTGAAGTTGAAGCACTAAGCCAGCATCCTAAAGGTCTTGTGTAATTCCAAAACTTGAACTCTTCCTGTCCTATGGCCTGAATTGCTGGCCAGGCTTTCATCTGCAGTCAGCTTCTCTGCCCTCCCTTCAGGATTCCATATATGAAGCTCAGGGTGCTGACCTCCCCCTGACTCTGTCCAGCAGAATGGGCAGGGAGCACCCCAAATGAAGACATAATCTACTTATTTATGTAATTTGGCCCAAATTATCCCTCTAAAATTCCACGCTGCAAGCCAGTTTCTGTCTCAGGATATGGAGTGTTAAATAAAACATCCCAGTTAACCCTGCCTCCCTTTTTATGACGGCAACTCACTGCTAGAAAGGAAGGCATATTTTCCAGTAGTTACAGACCAGAACAGTGGGAATGCTCTAAAACAAGACTAGTAAGTTCTGGTTTCAAAATCCATGTTAAATTTGCAGCTACTTATCATCCAAAACGAACAACCAGAAAAATGCTTTCCCCTAAATAAAATTGTGACAACCACTTGCACCGAGGGGTTGTCACGCGTCCACACGACTGGAACAGATGCTACTGTTTGGGAAGCAAATCACACAAACGGTAACAACACATCCAGGGCTTCGTGAGAGCCTCAGCGCTGTTAACCATATCCCTGCCACTCTGGCTACTCAGTCACTGTGGTTTCTGGTACCCACATCAATATCACCTCTTCGTTTTCCAAGTACAGATAAAGCTAGCTTGAAATTTGGTGagcctctgaggaagaggagccATGGAAGGACAGGTGGACTAAATAGATACCTGATTTCCTGGTTGACTCTGTCGCTTCTGACCTCTGCCACCCTAAGCAGATGCCTAACTTGAAAAGGCTCCTGTTTCCTTGCCTCATGGTTAATTTCCACATTGCAGAGATCTAAAAGAGATTTGGGACCAAGCCCCAAGAGTGCTGCAAATGTTAGTTATCTAGTTTGTGAAAAATGGACCATGGCCCTTTCTCGGCCCCAGGCTTGGTTCATCTGTAGAGGTGGGCCACCAGCAGCACCAAGGTTTCCCATGGGCTCCTAGTCAGTTCCTACTCCAAATCTGCAGTTTTCTTGCTTCCTCTGAAGGAGCGTTCGGGTACTCAGATTCTGTGGTACTTGTCCCTCTCCTTCCAACTTAGGGTCTGTCTCATGCTGTGCACCAGGGCAGAGCTCTTAACAGAGCTGCTTCTAGCTCTGCAGCGCCAGATACTCACAGCCAGGCGGCGTCCCGCCCTCCGGAGGGGTGTGACTAGGAGCTAGGAGGAGAGCTTTCTCAACCTTGCTACCTCTGTGTCCCAGCAGCGCCAGGAGCGGCCCCGGGCTTCTTCACATCTGGCGCGGCTGGACGCAGCAGGGGCCATGAATGAGTCCTATCGCTGCCACGCTTTCACATGGGTGGAAATGGGCTCCTCGCCGACGATGGGCGGTGTGCTCTTCGGCGCCGGGCTGCTGGGCAACCTGCTGGCGCTCGTGCTGCTGGCACGCTCCGGGCTGGGGTCCGGCCGGCAGAGACCACTGCGCCCGCCCTCGGTCTTCTACGTGCTCGTGTGTGGCTTGACTGTCACCGACTTGCTGGGCAAGTGCCTGATCAGCCCCGTGGTCCTGGCTTCCTACGCGCAAAACCGGAGCCTACAGGAACTGCTGCCGTTCCGGGGCAATCAGTTATGTCAAGGCTTCGCCTTCATCATGTCCTTCTTTGGGCTAGCCTCGACGTTACAGCTGCTGGCTATGGCTCTGGAGTGCTGGCTGTCTCTGGGACACCCGTTCTTCTACCAAAGGCACATCACCCTGCGCCGGGGAGCGCTGGTGGCGCCGGTCGTGGGCGCCTTCTGCTTGGCTCTCTGCTCGCTCCCCTTCGCTGGCTTTGGGAAGTTTGTGCAGTACTGTCCTGGCACCTGGTGCTTCATCCAGATGGTCCACAAGAAGCGCTCGCTTTCGGTAGTTGGCTTCTCTGTGCTCTACGCCAGCCTCATGGCGCTGCTGGTCCTCGCGACCGTGCTGTGCAACCTAGGTGCCATGCACAACCTCTATGCCATGCACCGGCGCCTGTGGCACTACCCTCGCTGCTGCCCCAGGGACCGCGCCCAGCCGGCCTCCGGTTATAGGCACGGGTCCCTGCATCCCCTGGAGGAGCTGGACCACCTCGTGCTGCTGGCTCTCATGACCGTGCTCTTCACCATGTGTTCCCTGCCTTTAATTGTGAGTTGCTGGGCACCAAAATTCGGAAAACTGGGGCACTTCAGGCAGACCtgtgggaaaggggaggggggctGGGAGGGATGTTGCTCTCGTGCTAGGAGCTGGAGGGGGGGTGATTCTGTGCTCAACACCCCAGGAGTGTAGATTCCTTCCACAGCCCTAAGGTGTAGCCCCATTTGTGGAGGAGGGAATGTCAGACAAATGTCTCCTGAACTCAGCAAAAATTTTCCAAGAGGCAGACAACCCTCCTGAGCAGAAGCTTAGATTCCCGAAGTCTCTTGTCATCTGTGTGTGGAGGACCTTAGTCCTCTTCTCTCCCATCCCCTAACCCCCCACCCCCGCGCTGGCTATgtagtattttattttgtcagatatGCCCTTTAGTTTAGTGATACTGGAAACAGTTGTCCAGGAGTTCCTCCCGAAGAAAAAGGGCTAGTTCATCCCTAGCGGCTTACAGAGGTGAGTGATAAACACAGATCACAGATTTAGTTCTGAAAACTTGGTtcgtggctgctgctgctgctggggacgggagagaaggagggtgttGGCAGCAGAGGCTCAGAGGTTTCAGGTGCCAGTTGTTTCCTTACCTGTCCTGATgggttttgtttctgtcttgGCCAATGATATGGTAAAGAATTCCATTAACTGGGGCTCCAATGTACAAATGGTGGGCAGAGAAGGAATGATGAAGAAACTGCTGCTTTGGGTATCAGGTTTGAACAAATACCCTGCATCAGCAGCGCCGTAATCGCAGCCACAGCCAATCCTGCCCTTCTTGCTGTTCTTGATGCAACCCAGGATtaagaataattttataaatgaatattGTAATCAGTTTGATGATAGACACCAAAAACTTGGAGCTCCAAATAAGCTAAGCGCTattcaaattatttaaaagaatcaaattcagctgggattaaaggtagcgcacgcctgtaatcccagcactctggaggcagaggcaggtggatctctgtgagtttaaggccagcctagtctacacagtgaattccaggacagccaggactacacagagaaaccctgtctcaaaaaataataataataattaaattctttttattgGGTATTTACTTAAAAAGGTATACCCATTTATTGTTATTGCAGCTTTAATTTCATCAATAAAAGTTGTGGGAGgggctagagacatggctcagaaaCTAtcattagctgctcttccagaggaccaaggtaggtttcccagcactcagatgacagctcaccaccatctgtaactccagttctagggatctgactccctcttctggctccaCAGGAACTGGGCACACAAAGGGTACACAGACaagcatgcagacaaaacacccacagacataaaataataaataaagattgTGGGGATATGTTTTCTATCTGATTATGTTAGTATCTATGGAACATTCATTATTTGATGCCTTGGCCTATAAGACCTGAAGCATTTATTCTCTAACCCTTTGCAAAAAATAGCTCCAGACTAGTTGGAGTATACTTACTCTGTGACAAAAGCAAATAATAGCTATGAAAATGTTGAGCAGCATTTGGGTGCTTTAATGAgaataactaaaaacaaaacaaaacaaaaaacagtgtaaagaacaatgaaaagaaacacaGCCTTTGGACACATCTCTAAGGGGAGCTGTATCACTTATGGAACTGTGAGAATTAAAGGAACTAATATATTTGAAAGTTATTTTATAAAACAACTTGTAAAGTTGGGGATAATTGTAACCCAGACAGAATTGCTCTCAGGAGCCATTAGCCAACAGCAGTGATTGTTGGTCTGGATCAAGTTTCAGCACTCACTAGCTGTAGTAGTGGCTTATTTGCTGGCTGACATCATCTGTTGAGGGATAACTGTACTAGTCCTATAGGATTAACAAaggtttaacacacacacacacacacacacacacacacacagctttcctTGCTCTGCGTATGACAtaagtgcatgtatgtgtgtgcgcacatgtgtatGAGCACGGGCATGTGCATTTCATGGTGCACATGTTGAGACCAGGTGGCAACCTCAGATGCTCATCCTCACCTGCCATTTTGATTGGCACGTGGtctctttgtttgttggtgtGCCAGACTAACTGACCATCAGCCTCCTATGTTGCCATAgttgtgttgctgtgataaaacaccatggccaaaagggaggaaaggatttacttCAGCTTGTAGTTCCACATCACAGTCTACTGAAGAAAGTTGGggcctcaaggcaggaacctagagataggcactgaagcagagaccgtggaggattgctgcttactggcttgcaccctgtggcttgctcaacctgctttcttatacatctCAGAATCACTtgcccagggctggcaccacccacaatgggctgtacccttccccatccatcactaattaagaaatacTCCACAAGTTTGCCtacagcattttctcaattgaggttccttcttcaCAGATGACTATGgttcaatggttctcaacctgtgggtcattaCCCCATTGGGGGATCACATATGATATCctccatatcagatatttacactatgattcacaacagtagcagaattacagtaatgaaataattctatggttggggatcagcacaacatgagaaactatattaaagggtggcagtatcaggaaagttgagaaccactattctaGCTTCCTGGttaacaaaaaacccaaccagggCACCGTAGGAGcacttggattacaggtgtgcctcaCCATTAGCTTTATACTCTGGAGAGTTGAACTAGGATACCTAAGCTTTCATAGCAGGAgttttacccagtgagccatttcGCCAGCCCACACTGAGCATTCTTGAGCAGAATATCCAATATGATTCACAATCTAAACACCTTTTGAACATTAACGTCCTGTTACAAGTGGGAAATTCCACAACTGGAATGAAAACAGTGTGCCTGTGTCAAAATGTATAAAATGACACCTTCAGATCATAGGTGTATAAGACGGAGATCTCATTAAAATGGTGGCTGTTATACTTGGAGGGTTCTGTTTTACAACAGTGTCTTGTTCGTATGCACATATTCCACAttctggagaaaaacaaaaacttttctaGTTTCAAACAATTTGGaataggtaggtgtgtgtgtgtgtgtgtgtgtgtgtgtgtgtgtgttacagaacAGGGTGCCTAGCCTTACTAATTAACATCAATATTGTGGCTCTCATTTATTACTATTGCCTAGTGACTATAGCAGATTTTCAGGAAATATGATCTCCTCAGAAGACAGCATGCTCATCTAAGGCAGAAGTTTGAGAAATTTTTATAAGGACCtctgttttgttggttggttggttggttggttggttttgttttgcttttggtttttttgttttgttttttgaagacagggtttctctgtgtttgccctggctgtcatggaacttactacatagaccttggctggccttgaattcagagatccatctgcctctatctcccaagacCTCTTAATACAGTTAAAATTATTAAGGACCCATACAACTCCAAGTCTGAATCTGTTATACTATATAATAACCCTAAGAAGCTCATAAAATGTAGTTGTAGGGCATTGGGAGTGGTGATGcaaatgtgaggacctgagtttgaatccccaacTCCCATGTAAAAAGTCACCAACTTggcaaaagaaacattttctcaatgactCCTAAACTCACCTGAGGACACTCTTTCAAATGAATGCTCATTTTGTATTTCagaacatttgtttttctagttgtgtgtgtgtgtgtgtgtgtgtgtgtgtgtgttgcctgcagaagccagaagaggtcgTTGGAACTCTTGACGCTGGAATtactggcagttgtgagccatcccacatggatgctggaactgaactcggatcctctgaaagagcagtaaatATTCTAGCCAccgagccacctccccagcctccatACTGCTCTTCATGTAAGTGAGCCAATTGAAAATTGCAGCTTAATTTACTTCTAATAAAAACTTCAGTGGcttgaaaacacagataaatACACTAGACAGAACCTTATCTCAATGGCAGAGAACTTGCCTAGGAATCATTTGTATCCTAGCTTCAAACCCCAGCattgcagaaaaataaataaataaaagaaaaaatagcctAATAGAGTAGATATGGATAAATAATGGATAGTAATGGATAAGTAATGGGTCTGGCAAGAAGGCCCGGCAGGTAAAGgtgctggctgccaagcctgatgatctgcgttctattcccagcacatgatggaaagagagaaccaacttccatAAGTTAACCTCCAACTCTCACATGTGTTCTATGGTGCCCCtaaacctaaacacacacacacacacacacacacacacacacacacacacacacacacactatatccacatatatatatggataaaATGGTGTGTTTTAATTATATAAGTATCATTCCTTTATCAAACATTCTTGCATGGTTGGAATTACATTTTATCATACTCGTCTCTGAGGAGGAAACTAACAAATACATAATACACCTTCGAAATATTTGCCTCTAATATCAACTTGAGGTTGTGGTCTGAGTCGTATCCATTCAGTCTACATCTAGTTACCTACCTCATCTAACTCACTGTAACCCAGGAAGATACAAAATGAGGAAAAATATCATATGAGCCTGCACAAACTGCAAGGGAGTAGTAAGGATTAAGGCTAAAGGAGAGTTTAGCAGATTAAAGGGGCACCTCCTAGTTAAGAAATTAATATACAGCTAATTATCAAATGTTTATAACATACCAGAACCTGTTCTTGAAGCTGTCTTCATACTATCTCATTCCAACTTCATGAGAATCTTGGAAAGCAGGCACAGTGGCCTTCTctgtaaaaacagaaaaagcacaTCTTCCCTGAAAGCCACATTTCTGAAGAGAGGATTCTAACATGGATGCTAAGACCTTTAGCCACCATCTCTAAGAGGCTCCTAAGAGGGTAATTATTTGAAATTGATTTGAAGAACAATACTGTTCAGCTATTTAATAATCATTTCCAGGTttgtaaaaatggaaataatgacTGTCTTTATTCACAAGACTTTTGTGAGGAGAAAATGAAAAACCTAAAAGACTTAGACCAATGCCAGGGAACTGAAGGTTCTAGGGGGTCACTAACCATTATTGTTGCTATTGGTAAAATGAAGCAAGAACAAAGAGAGAAGGGGTCCATATACCAGGAACAAATGAGTCTAATGTAAGGCGGCTTTCACAAGCACTGGACTGAAATAGCCAAGACCGCTGAAATGCTGTAGAGAAGGGAGTCAAAAGCTTGGATATTGATTCTAGGAACCTGCATCTTTTCTGAGAGATGATCGTGGATGGCCTTGAGTGCTCGTAACTACAGTTTCCCCTACTAATATTGggtttctgtagtttctgttcCATTAGGGCCTATTTGTTTCATTGTAGATTTAGAATCTCAGTAGGCATGGAAAGTGTAATGTCAAAAGAAAAGGTATCAATCCTCAGAATGGTGGTCTGGGATTGTGCTGATCTAGGCAGCAATGTGACCTGAATGGCAGGGAGACTCATGATTTGAGACACTTCAAGAGTTCTGAGAAAACAAGGACCCAAGGTAAGATCAAGGCATTGAAGGCGACTGGACACAGGTAAGTATGCATCTATCTTTGGGTACCCCTTACCCCATCTTATATAGAATCTATCTTAACCAAAGGAACAACTTACATGAGCTAGCCAGTCCTTTCGTCTGGTTACCTCATGGCTTTTACTGGTcatatttcctgtattttcacTTCTATTCAAAGCCCCATCTCACtggtgtgtctatatgtgtggtAGCTACTTCTAAGTAAACTAATAAGAG is from Meriones unguiculatus strain TT.TT164.6M chromosome 9, Bangor_MerUng_6.1, whole genome shotgun sequence and encodes:
- the Ptgdr gene encoding prostaglandin D2 receptor; amino-acid sequence: MNESYRCHAFTWVEMGSSPTMGGVLFGAGLLGNLLALVLLARSGLGSGRQRPLRPPSVFYVLVCGLTVTDLLGKCLISPVVLASYAQNRSLQELLPFRGNQLCQGFAFIMSFFGLASTLQLLAMALECWLSLGHPFFYQRHITLRRGALVAPVVGAFCLALCSLPFAGFGKFVQYCPGTWCFIQMVHKKRSLSVVGFSVLYASLMALLVLATVLCNLGAMHNLYAMHRRLWHYPRCCPRDRAQPASGYRHGSLHPLEELDHLVLLALMTVLFTMCSLPLIYRAYYGAFQLVSTAEGDSEDLQALRFLSVISIVDPWIFIIFRTSVFRMLFHKIFIRPLIYRNWHSHSCQTNRESTL